TTATCGTATTTAATATTATCGAAAATGAATTCATTTAGAACCTTGATATTTGCCTTTTTATCCATTAAATGAACCCAACCTTTTGCAGTTCCTAAATCTCTCTCTATACTAAGTTCATTTGTTGGTATTTGTAATTGAAGTATTTTATCTTGTTCTATTCCCACCTTATTCATTGTATATGCTAGGTTTAAAAGCTCTGTTATCTCTAAATTAGTTGTAATATAAGGTATTAAGCTATTTAATATCTTAGGATACTTAATTAAGGGAGCATCTTTCATCTTAATCATCATAGCTGTAAGTACTTCTCTCTGCCTTCTAACTCTGTCATATGTGCCATTCCCCACTTTTCTTAACCTAGAAAATGCTAAAGCTTGTTGACCATTTAAAAGTTGTTTACCAGTTTTGTCCACATACTTAGGCACTTCTTTTTTATGATTTATGTACAAGTTATCGTCTATATCTATATCTATAGTATCATTTATACCTTTTAACTCTTCTTTGTTATTAATATCTACCTCTACACCATTTAACTCATCTATCAAAGACTTAAACCCTTCAAAATTTATAATTGCATATTTATCTATATTTATATTTAAATTAGACTTTATGGTTTCTTTCAGTAAATCTATTTTTCCATATGCATAAGCATGGGTCAACTTTTCATAGCCACGCCCTGGTATATATGTATATAGGTCTCTCATAAGGGATGTAAGTTTTATAGTTTTATGTACATCATCAATTGTTAAAATTACCATAGCATCAGATCTTGTAGGCTCCTCCTTAGTCCTAGCATCTAATCCTACGAGTAAAATATTAGTTACCCCTTCCACTTCTCTAAAATCTATTTTTTCCTCCTTTGGAACTTGTTTGATTTCTTCACATTCTACAGGAAGTACAGACTTTTGAATATTAGGCGCATAAATTTTTTTATGCATATAATAAGCATAAGCACAAATAGAAAAAATAATAAATAGTATTAGTATAATTACACTATAAAAAATTCTCTTCCTTTTCTTCTTTCTTCTCTCTATTTCTCTGAGCTTCCTTATATTAACCCTTTTAGAATCCACATTTTCCCCTCCTACTTTATATATTACCCTTTAAATTAATTTCAAACTCCTAATTTAAATTCTAAAAAATATTTGTTTTTTTGTCAAATAATTATAAATTGCGTCGCAAATGCAGTGAATTTTTATAAAAATAGCTTATAGAGAATTCTCTCTATAAGCTATTTAAAGTCGCACTTATACATCTTTGTTTACCTTATTGAAATTTTTCTAACTCTATACTTAGCTCTTCCCCTATAAGAGATAGTATAT
The nucleotide sequence above comes from Hathewaya histolytica. Encoded proteins:
- a CDS encoding LCP family protein — translated: MDSKRVNIRKLREIERRKKKRKRIFYSVIILILFIIFSICAYAYYMHKKIYAPNIQKSVLPVECEEIKQVPKEEKIDFREVEGVTNILLVGLDARTKEEPTRSDAMVILTIDDVHKTIKLTSLMRDLYTYIPGRGYEKLTHAYAYGKIDLLKETIKSNLNINIDKYAIINFEGFKSLIDELNGVEVDINNKEELKGINDTIDIDIDDNLYINHKKEVPKYVDKTGKQLLNGQQALAFSRLRKVGNGTYDRVRRQREVLTAMMIKMKDAPLIKYPKILNSLIPYITTNLEITELLNLAYTMNKVGIEQDKILQLQIPTNELSIERDLGTAKGWVHLMDKKANIKVLNEFIFDNIKYDKSKYSSKLDIECDNLATEKLRNKEDISKNKTKQTKYNKEGTYSKTNKNKKKIYNKGIKQEDINKKNKNIRDNKEDKEIKYEKDKSRNDKDNSLDHKNKKDTKDTDKNNGKVNEKDLNQRDKDKKLEENKDTNKDGAKDTINKTNEGSRKDR